The following are encoded together in the Vibrio splendidus genome:
- the fbaA gene encoding class II fructose-bisphosphate aldolase, whose protein sequence is MSKIFDFVKPGVISGDDVQKVFEVAKANKFALPAVNVINTDTINAVLEAAAKAKAPVVVQFSNGGAGFFAGKGVKLEGQGAQILGAVAGAKYVHAVAESYGVPVILHTDHAAKKLLPWIDGLLDAGEEFFAQTGKPLFSSHMLDLSEESLEENIETCAAYLARMAKLNMTIEIELGCTGGEEDGVDNSDMDASELYTSPEDVAYAYEKLNAVSPRFTIAASFGNVHGVYQAGNVVLTPTILRDSQAYCAEKFGIAADALNFVFHGGSGSSEAEIQESIGYGVIKMNIDTDTQWASWDGVRTYEAENRDFLQGQIGNPTGEAAPNKKFYDPRVWLRAGQSSMVTRLEKAFADLNAVDVL, encoded by the coding sequence ATGTCTAAGATCTTCGATTTTGTAAAACCTGGTGTGATTTCTGGCGATGACGTACAGAAAGTATTTGAAGTAGCAAAAGCAAACAAATTTGCTCTTCCTGCAGTAAACGTAATCAACACTGATACTATCAACGCTGTTCTTGAAGCTGCTGCTAAAGCAAAAGCTCCAGTTGTTGTTCAGTTCTCTAACGGCGGTGCTGGTTTCTTCGCTGGTAAAGGCGTTAAACTTGAAGGTCAAGGCGCACAAATTCTTGGCGCTGTAGCTGGTGCAAAATACGTTCACGCAGTAGCAGAATCTTACGGTGTTCCAGTTATTCTTCATACTGACCACGCTGCTAAGAAACTTCTTCCATGGATCGACGGTCTACTAGACGCTGGTGAAGAGTTCTTCGCACAAACTGGTAAGCCACTATTCTCTTCTCACATGCTAGACCTTTCTGAAGAGTCTCTAGAAGAGAACATCGAAACATGTGCAGCTTACTTAGCTCGCATGGCTAAACTAAACATGACAATCGAGATCGAACTTGGTTGTACTGGTGGTGAAGAAGACGGCGTTGATAACTCTGATATGGACGCATCTGAGCTTTACACTTCTCCTGAAGATGTTGCATACGCATACGAGAAACTAAACGCGGTTAGCCCACGTTTCACTATCGCAGCTTCTTTCGGTAACGTACACGGTGTTTACCAAGCTGGTAACGTTGTACTTACTCCAACTATCCTGCGTGACTCTCAAGCATACTGTGCTGAGAAGTTTGGCATTGCAGCTGACGCTCTTAACTTCGTATTCCACGGTGGTTCTGGTTCTTCTGAAGCAGAAATCCAAGAGTCTATCGGTTACGGCGTTATCAAAATGAACATCGATACTGATACTCAGTGGGCTTCATGGGATGGCGTTCGTACTTACGAAGCTGAGAACCGTGATTTCCTACAAGGTCAAATCGGTAACCCAACTGGCGAAGCTGCTCCAAACAAGAAGTTCTACGATCCACGCGTATGGCTACGTGCTGGTCAGTCTTCAATGGTTACTCGTCTTGAGAAAGCATTCGCTGACCTTAACGCTGTAGACGTACTATAA
- a CDS encoding DUF2189 domain-containing protein, whose product MPRTVHPSELNDKKHKVSDQDYARTIPCNQVSISAPFHWLSLALHDLVKMPIISAFYGLCFMAAAIAIVQLVQWQGTHLVVMPSLIVYMLIGPFLALGLYDASWEREKGHSPSLFHSMKAITRNSTHQWAFAIVLMVAMIFWMRIAALLHALYPSVQGAPLSEFAPFLITGSVIGLVIASLIFSISAFSIPLMMERRVDVMSAIFTSFNAVKSNIPAMVVWAGIIGAGILVGFATYGVGMIVTMPLLGYGTWHAYHEIIKKKHHV is encoded by the coding sequence ATGCCTCGTACCGTGCACCCATCCGAACTAAACGATAAGAAACACAAGGTCAGCGATCAGGATTACGCTCGCACTATTCCTTGTAACCAAGTAAGCATATCAGCCCCATTCCACTGGTTATCGCTTGCACTGCATGACTTAGTGAAAATGCCAATAATCAGCGCATTTTACGGATTGTGTTTCATGGCTGCGGCCATCGCCATCGTGCAATTAGTCCAATGGCAAGGAACACACCTAGTCGTTATGCCAAGCTTGATAGTCTATATGTTGATAGGACCCTTTCTTGCTCTTGGCCTATATGACGCAAGCTGGGAAAGAGAGAAAGGACATTCCCCAAGCTTGTTCCACTCAATGAAAGCAATTACTCGCAACTCCACCCACCAATGGGCCTTTGCGATTGTGTTAATGGTTGCAATGATCTTTTGGATGCGGATTGCTGCGTTATTGCATGCGCTCTACCCTTCCGTACAAGGAGCACCATTAAGCGAGTTTGCACCATTCCTGATTACGGGTTCGGTGATTGGATTGGTTATCGCTAGCCTGATATTTAGCATCTCAGCATTTTCGATTCCATTGATGATGGAAAGACGTGTAGATGTAATGAGTGCCATTTTTACTAGCTTCAACGCTGTTAAATCAAACATCCCTGCGATGGTCGTTTGGGCTGGTATCATTGGCGCTGGTATCTTAGTCGGCTTTGCGACCTACGGTGTCGGTATGATTGTAACGATGCCATTGCTTGGTTACGGAACATGGCATGCTTACCACGAAATCATCAAGAAGAAACATCACGTTTAA
- a CDS encoding SprT family zinc-dependent metalloprotease, producing the protein MSYTPQQHRVNKKLGECLAIANQHFSREFPCPTVTYKLRGKAAGKAYLQLNEIKLNQVLFSENEDAFINEVVPHELAHLITHQVFGRVRPHGNEWKYVMEKVFNVPARTTHSLEITSVQGKTFEYRCDCTTYPLSIRRHNKVIRNQSTYRCQQCQQTLAFTGLQLS; encoded by the coding sequence TTGTCTTACACCCCGCAACAACATCGAGTAAATAAGAAACTGGGCGAATGCCTAGCTATCGCTAATCAACATTTTTCTCGTGAATTTCCATGCCCAACCGTCACTTACAAGTTAAGAGGAAAGGCAGCGGGAAAAGCCTACCTTCAGTTAAACGAGATAAAACTCAACCAAGTGCTATTCAGCGAAAATGAAGACGCCTTTATTAACGAAGTCGTGCCTCATGAACTCGCACACCTGATCACACATCAGGTATTCGGGCGAGTTAGGCCTCACGGGAATGAGTGGAAATATGTGATGGAAAAGGTATTCAATGTACCGGCCAGAACCACCCACAGCTTAGAGATAACCTCAGTTCAGGGAAAAACCTTTGAGTACCGCTGTGATTGCACTACTTATCCCCTGTCGATTAGAAGACACAACAAAGTCATCCGTAACCAATCAACTTATCGTTGCCAACAATGTCAGCAAACCTTAGCTTTTACCGGCCTTCAATTGAGCTAA
- the metK gene encoding methionine adenosyltransferase, which translates to MAKHLFTSESVSEGHPDKIADQISDAVLDAILEQDPKARVACETYVKTGMVMVGGEVTTSAWVDIEEITRETVREIGYVHSDMGFDADSCAVLNTIGKQSPDINQGVDKADPKDQGAGDQGIMFGYATNETPILMPAPITYSHLLVKKQAEVRKSGKLDFLRPDAKSQVTFQYDQGKIVGIDAVVLSTQHCDSVTTPDLREAVMEEIIKPVLPAEWINKDTNFFINPTGRFVIGGPMGDCGLTGRKIIVDTYGGAARHGGGAFSGKDPSKVDRSAAYAARYVAKNIVAAGMADRCEIQLSYAIGVADPTSIMVETFGTEKVAHEIIIEAVRQNFDLRPYGLQEMLNLLQPIYKKTAAYGHFGREEFPWEATDKAAILADFAGLK; encoded by the coding sequence ATGGCTAAGCACCTATTCACTTCTGAATCTGTTTCAGAAGGCCATCCAGATAAAATTGCAGACCAAATCTCTGATGCTGTTCTTGATGCCATCTTGGAACAAGATCCAAAAGCACGTGTTGCTTGTGAGACTTACGTAAAAACCGGCATGGTTATGGTTGGCGGTGAAGTAACAACGTCTGCATGGGTTGATATCGAAGAAATCACTCGTGAAACAGTTCGTGAAATTGGTTACGTTCATTCTGATATGGGCTTTGACGCAGACTCTTGTGCAGTACTAAACACAATTGGTAAGCAGTCTCCAGACATCAACCAAGGTGTTGATAAAGCCGATCCTAAAGATCAAGGCGCAGGCGACCAAGGCATCATGTTTGGTTACGCGACTAACGAAACACCAATCCTAATGCCAGCTCCAATTACTTACTCTCACCTTCTTGTTAAGAAGCAAGCTGAAGTACGTAAGAGCGGCAAGCTTGATTTCCTTCGCCCAGATGCGAAATCTCAAGTTACGTTCCAATACGACCAAGGTAAGATTGTTGGTATCGACGCAGTTGTTCTTTCAACTCAACACTGTGATTCAGTAACAACACCTGACCTACGTGAAGCGGTAATGGAAGAGATCATCAAGCCAGTACTTCCTGCTGAGTGGATCAACAAAGACACTAACTTCTTCATTAACCCAACAGGCCGTTTCGTAATCGGTGGCCCAATGGGTGACTGTGGTCTAACAGGTCGTAAGATCATCGTTGATACCTACGGCGGCGCAGCTCGTCACGGTGGCGGTGCATTCTCTGGTAAAGATCCATCAAAAGTTGACCGTTCTGCAGCTTACGCAGCGCGTTACGTTGCGAAAAACATCGTTGCTGCTGGTATGGCTGACCGTTGTGAGATTCAATTGTCTTACGCTATCGGTGTTGCAGATCCAACATCTATCATGGTTGAGACGTTTGGTACTGAAAAAGTAGCTCACGAGATCATCATTGAAGCTGTTCGTCAAAACTTCGACCTACGTCCATACGGTCTTCAAGAAATGCTGAACCTTCTTCAGCCTATCTACAAAAAGACGGCAGCATACGGCCACTTCGGTCGTGAAGAGTTCCCTTGGGAAGCGACGGACAAAGCAGCAATCCTTGCGGACTTCGCTGGCCTAAAATAA
- a CDS encoding phosphoglycerate kinase, producing MSVIKMTDLELAGKRVFIRADLNVPVKDGKVTSDARILASLPTIKLCLEAGAKVMVTSHLGRPTEGEYNEEFSLAPVVNYLNDALDCDVKLAKDYVNGLELNAGELTVLENVRFNKGEKKNEEALSKQYAALCDIFVMDAFGTAHRAQASTHGVGTYAPVACAGPLLAAELEALGKAMDNPARPLVAIVGGSKVSTKLTVLESLSKIADQLVVGGGIANTFIAAEGHNVGKSLYEADLVETAKKLMKECAIPVATDVACAKAFDENAEAEIKHVSEVQDDDMIFDLGPDSTAALAEIIGNAKTILWNGPVGVFEFKNFEAGTAGISKAIADSEGFSVAGGGDTLAAIDKFGIKADVSYISTGGGAFLEFVEGKVLPAVAMLEERAKA from the coding sequence ATGTCTGTGATCAAGATGACTGACCTGGAACTTGCAGGTAAACGCGTATTCATCCGTGCTGACCTAAACGTACCAGTAAAAGACGGTAAAGTAACTTCAGATGCACGTATCCTTGCATCTCTACCAACTATCAAACTTTGCCTAGAAGCTGGCGCAAAAGTTATGGTTACTTCTCACCTTGGTCGTCCTACTGAAGGCGAATACAACGAAGAGTTCTCTCTAGCTCCTGTAGTTAACTACCTAAACGACGCACTAGACTGCGACGTTAAACTAGCGAAAGATTACGTAAATGGTCTTGAGCTAAACGCTGGTGAACTAACTGTTCTTGAAAACGTTCGCTTTAACAAAGGCGAGAAGAAGAACGAAGAAGCACTTTCTAAGCAGTACGCTGCACTATGTGACATCTTCGTGATGGACGCATTCGGTACAGCTCACCGTGCTCAAGCTTCTACACACGGCGTTGGTACTTACGCTCCTGTAGCATGTGCTGGTCCTCTTCTAGCTGCTGAGCTTGAAGCTCTTGGTAAAGCAATGGACAACCCAGCTCGCCCACTAGTGGCTATCGTTGGTGGTTCTAAAGTTTCTACTAAACTAACAGTTCTAGAATCTCTTTCTAAAATCGCTGACCAACTTGTTGTTGGTGGTGGTATCGCGAACACGTTCATTGCTGCTGAAGGCCACAACGTAGGTAAGTCTCTATACGAAGCTGACCTAGTTGAAACGGCTAAGAAGCTAATGAAAGAGTGTGCTATCCCAGTAGCGACTGACGTTGCATGTGCTAAAGCATTCGACGAAAACGCAGAAGCTGAAATTAAGCACGTTTCTGAAGTTCAAGACGACGACATGATCTTCGACCTTGGCCCAGATTCAACTGCAGCTCTAGCTGAAATCATCGGCAACGCAAAAACGATTCTTTGGAACGGTCCTGTAGGCGTATTCGAATTCAAAAACTTCGAAGCGGGTACTGCGGGTATTTCTAAAGCAATCGCTGACTCTGAAGGTTTCTCAGTAGCAGGCGGTGGTGACACGCTAGCGGCTATCGACAAGTTCGGTATCAAAGCAGATGTTTCTTACATCTCTACTGGCGGTGGCGCTTTCCTTGAGTTTGTTGAAGGTAAAGTACTTCCTGCAGTAGCAATGCTTGAAGAGCGTGCTAAAGCATAA
- the epd gene encoding erythrose-4-phosphate dehydrogenase has product MLKVAINGFGRIGRNVLRAVYESGKSQQIKVVAVNELAQPDAMAHLLQYDTSHGRFGKKISNDQEHIYVHHGIGAEDKGEFDTIRILHLADIELLPWRDLEVDIVLDCTGVYGCRDDGLAHIAAGAKKVLFSHPGANDLDNTIIYGVNHDTITADHRIVSNGSCTTNCIVPIIKVLDDAFGIESGTITTIHSSMNDQQVIDAYHSDLRRTRAASQSIIPVDTKLHKGIERIFPKFSNKFEAISVRVPTVNVTAMDLSVTINANVKVNDVNQTIVNASQCTLHNIVDYTEAPLVSIDFNHDPHSAIVDGSQTRVSNGHLVKMLVWCDNEWGFANRMLDTVLAMQASEGKK; this is encoded by the coding sequence ATGCTAAAAGTCGCGATAAATGGATTTGGACGAATAGGGCGCAATGTATTGCGCGCTGTCTATGAAAGTGGCAAAAGCCAACAAATCAAAGTAGTAGCGGTCAATGAGCTTGCTCAGCCTGACGCTATGGCTCACCTATTGCAATACGACACCAGTCACGGCCGCTTCGGCAAGAAAATCTCAAACGATCAAGAGCACATCTATGTTCATCATGGCATTGGTGCTGAAGATAAAGGAGAGTTTGATACCATTCGTATCTTACACCTGGCTGATATTGAACTGTTGCCTTGGCGTGACCTTGAAGTCGATATTGTTCTCGATTGTACTGGCGTTTACGGTTGCCGAGATGACGGCCTAGCACACATCGCTGCTGGGGCGAAAAAGGTGCTGTTCTCGCATCCTGGTGCTAATGACCTTGATAACACCATTATTTACGGTGTGAATCACGACACTATTACCGCTGACCATCGAATCGTTTCCAACGGTTCATGCACGACTAACTGTATTGTCCCTATCATCAAGGTGCTTGATGATGCCTTTGGTATTGAGTCCGGTACGATTACGACCATTCACTCTTCTATGAATGACCAGCAAGTGATCGATGCGTACCACAGCGACCTTCGTCGAACTCGAGCAGCAAGCCAATCAATCATTCCTGTCGATACCAAATTGCATAAAGGTATTGAAAGAATCTTCCCGAAATTTTCTAACAAATTTGAAGCGATATCTGTGCGTGTGCCAACGGTAAACGTCACTGCGATGGATTTAAGTGTCACAATTAATGCAAATGTGAAAGTTAATGACGTAAATCAAACCATTGTTAATGCATCCCAGTGTACATTACACAATATAGTTGACTATACTGAAGCGCCGCTCGTTTCCATCGATTTTAATCACGATCCCCATAGCGCAATTGTTGATGGTTCACAAACTCGAGTGAGCAACGGCCACTTAGTCAAAATGCTGGTGTGGTGTGACAATGAATGGGGCTTTGCGAACCGGATGCTGGATACGGTTCTTGCAATGCAAGCTTCTGAAGGCAAGAAGTAA
- the tkt gene encoding transketolase, which produces MPSRKDLANAIRALSMDGVQQANSGHPGAPMGMADIAEVLWRGHLNHNPANPEWADRDRFILSNGHGSMLIYSLLHLAGYELSIEDLKNFRQLHSKTPGHPEYGYAPGIETTTGPLGQGITNAVGMAMAEKALAAQFNKEGHDIVDHFTYAFMGDGCLMEGISHEACSLAGTLGLGKLVAFWDDNGISIDGEVEGWFSDDTPKRFEAYGWHVIPAVDGHDADAINAAIEAAKADPRPTLICTKTIIGFGSPNKAGTHDCHGAPLGADEITATKAALGWEHGPFEIPADIAAEWNAKEAGAAKEAAWNAKFDAYAAAHPELAAEFKRRTNGELPAEWEEKANAIIADLQANPANIASRKASQNALEAFGAMLPEFMGGSADLAPSNLTMWSGSKSLEANDFSGNYIHYGVREFGMTAIMNGIALHGGFVPYGATFLMFMEYARNAMRMAALMKIQNIQVYTHDSIGLGEDGPTHQPVEQIASLRLTPNMSTWRPCDQVESAVAWKLAIERKDGPSALIFSRQNLAQQDRDAEQVANIAKGGYILKDCAGKPELIIIATGSEVELAVSAAAELTAEGKAVRVVSMPATDAFDKQDAEYRESVLPSDVTARIAVEAGIADFWYKYVGFGGKIIGMTTFGESAPAGELFKMFGFTTENVVNTAKELLA; this is translated from the coding sequence ATGCCTTCTCGTAAAGATCTAGCCAATGCAATTCGCGCACTTAGCATGGATGGCGTTCAACAAGCAAATTCAGGCCACCCTGGCGCACCAATGGGTATGGCTGACATCGCTGAAGTTCTTTGGCGTGGTCACTTGAACCACAACCCAGCAAACCCAGAGTGGGCTGACCGCGACCGTTTTATTCTGTCTAACGGCCATGGTTCAATGTTGATTTACTCTCTGCTTCATCTTGCAGGTTACGAGCTTTCAATTGAAGACCTTAAGAACTTCCGTCAACTGCACTCTAAGACTCCTGGTCACCCTGAGTACGGTTACGCTCCTGGCATCGAAACAACGACTGGTCCTCTAGGTCAAGGCATCACTAACGCTGTTGGTATGGCGATGGCTGAGAAAGCATTGGCTGCACAGTTCAACAAAGAAGGCCACGACATCGTAGACCACTTCACTTATGCATTTATGGGTGATGGTTGTCTGATGGAAGGTATTTCTCACGAAGCATGTTCTCTAGCAGGTACGTTAGGTCTTGGTAAGTTGGTTGCTTTCTGGGATGACAACGGTATTTCTATCGATGGCGAAGTTGAAGGTTGGTTCTCTGACGATACACCTAAGCGTTTTGAAGCTTACGGCTGGCACGTAATCCCAGCCGTTGATGGTCACGATGCTGACGCTATCAATGCTGCTATTGAAGCGGCTAAAGCGGATCCTCGTCCAACACTTATCTGTACTAAAACTATCATCGGTTTTGGTTCTCCAAACAAAGCGGGTACGCACGACTGTCACGGTGCTCCACTAGGCGCTGATGAAATCACGGCAACTAAAGCGGCACTTGGTTGGGAACACGGTCCTTTCGAGATTCCAGCTGATATCGCAGCTGAGTGGAATGCGAAAGAAGCGGGCGCAGCGAAAGAAGCAGCGTGGAATGCTAAATTTGACGCATACGCAGCGGCTCACCCAGAGTTAGCAGCAGAATTCAAACGTCGTACAAACGGCGAACTACCAGCTGAGTGGGAAGAGAAAGCAAACGCAATCATTGCTGACCTTCAAGCTAACCCAGCTAACATCGCTTCACGTAAAGCGTCTCAAAATGCTCTAGAAGCGTTCGGTGCTATGCTACCTGAATTCATGGGCGGCTCTGCTGACCTTGCGCCTTCTAACCTGACTATGTGGTCTGGCTCTAAGTCGCTTGAAGCAAATGACTTCTCTGGTAACTACATCCACTACGGTGTACGTGAATTCGGTATGACGGCTATCATGAACGGTATCGCTCTGCACGGTGGTTTCGTACCATACGGCGCAACGTTCCTAATGTTCATGGAATACGCACGTAACGCAATGCGTATGGCGGCTCTGATGAAAATTCAGAACATCCAAGTTTACACGCACGATTCGATCGGCCTAGGCGAAGATGGTCCTACTCACCAACCGGTTGAGCAAATCGCATCTCTACGTCTGACTCCAAACATGAGCACATGGCGTCCATGTGACCAAGTTGAGTCTGCTGTTGCTTGGAAACTGGCAATCGAGCGTAAAGATGGTCCTTCTGCACTTATCTTCTCTCGTCAAAACCTTGCACAACAAGATCGTGACGCTGAGCAAGTAGCAAACATCGCGAAGGGTGGTTACATCCTGAAAGATTGCGCTGGCAAGCCAGAGCTAATCATCATTGCAACGGGTTCTGAAGTTGAGTTAGCGGTTAGCGCTGCTGCTGAACTAACCGCTGAAGGTAAAGCGGTACGCGTAGTATCTATGCCTGCAACTGACGCGTTTGATAAGCAAGACGCTGAATACCGTGAGTCTGTACTTCCATCTGACGTTACAGCACGTATCGCAGTAGAAGCTGGCATCGCTGACTTCTGGTACAAGTACGTTGGCTTCGGTGGCAAGATCATCGGTATGACAACGTTCGGCGAATCTGCACCAGCAGGCGAGCTATTCAAGATGTTCGGTTTCACTACTGAAAACGTAGTAAACACAGCGAAAGAACTTCTTGCTTAA
- the mscS gene encoding small-conductance mechanosensitive channel MscS yields MADSSTALETPIVDGLSHAEQWLTNNSDLFIQYGVNIISALIILFIGNLIVKAVANSVSKVLQKKKMDRAVVEFVHGLVRYLLFVIVLIAALGRLGVQTASVVAVIGAAGLAVGLALQGSLSNFAAGVLIVAFRPFKSGDYVEIGGVAGSVDSIQIFQTVLTTPDNKMVVVPNGSVIGSPITNYSRHDTRRIDLMIGVSYNADLQKTKALLTKICESDERVLKEPGVQVGVHTLADSSVNFVVRPWVSTAEYWNVYFDLMQAIKEGLDNEGIEIPFPQMDVHMNKVEA; encoded by the coding sequence ATGGCTGATAGTTCGACAGCGCTTGAGACTCCAATTGTGGATGGTTTGTCTCACGCAGAGCAGTGGTTAACAAATAACTCAGATCTGTTTATTCAATACGGTGTAAACATTATCTCAGCACTGATAATTCTATTTATTGGTAATCTTATTGTTAAAGCAGTAGCGAATAGCGTGTCTAAGGTTCTTCAGAAGAAGAAAATGGACCGAGCAGTTGTGGAATTCGTCCATGGTTTAGTTCGTTACTTGTTATTTGTTATTGTTTTAATTGCTGCACTTGGTCGTTTAGGCGTTCAAACTGCATCTGTAGTCGCTGTTATTGGTGCGGCTGGTTTGGCTGTTGGTCTTGCACTACAAGGCTCACTATCTAACTTTGCTGCGGGTGTACTTATCGTTGCATTCCGTCCATTCAAGTCTGGTGACTACGTGGAAATTGGTGGTGTAGCAGGTTCAGTTGATTCAATTCAGATCTTCCAAACCGTTCTAACAACACCAGATAACAAAATGGTTGTAGTACCTAACGGTAGTGTTATCGGTAGCCCAATTACTAACTACTCTCGTCATGATACGCGCCGTATTGATCTAATGATTGGTGTTTCTTACAACGCCGATCTTCAAAAGACAAAAGCGCTACTGACTAAGATCTGTGAATCTGATGAGCGTGTACTGAAAGAGCCTGGCGTTCAAGTTGGTGTTCACACACTAGCGGATTCTTCAGTTAACTTTGTCGTTCGTCCATGGGTTAGCACTGCAGAGTACTGGAATGTTTACTTCGACCTGATGCAAGCAATCAAAGAAGGCTTGGATAATGAAGGTATCGAAATCCCATTCCCGCAAATGGATGTACACATGAATAAAGTAGAAGCTTAA
- a CDS encoding endonuclease yields MQKTTQKAFGLLVPFYLSIVFGLLVTQSVFAAPPSSFSKAKKEAVKIYLDHPTSFYCGCDITWKDKKKGIPDLDGCGYQVRKQQKRASRIEWEHVVPAWQFGHQRQCWQDGGRKNCTRNDRVFKSMEADLHNLTPAIGEVNGDRSNYNFSQWNGMDGVSYGQCEMQVNFKQRKVMPPDRAKGSIARTYLYMSQEYGFKLSKQQTNLMMAWNKQFPVDKWECTRDERIYAIQGNHNPFVFPACK; encoded by the coding sequence ATGCAAAAAACCACTCAAAAAGCATTTGGCCTATTGGTGCCTTTCTACTTATCAATAGTATTTGGCCTACTGGTAACCCAAAGCGTTTTCGCCGCTCCACCAAGCTCATTCTCTAAAGCAAAAAAAGAAGCAGTGAAGATTTATCTCGATCACCCGACTTCATTTTATTGTGGTTGTGACATCACTTGGAAAGACAAAAAGAAAGGTATCCCCGACCTCGACGGCTGTGGTTATCAAGTGAGAAAACAGCAAAAACGCGCTTCCCGTATTGAGTGGGAACACGTGGTTCCAGCTTGGCAATTTGGCCACCAGCGTCAGTGCTGGCAAGATGGCGGACGTAAGAACTGCACTCGCAATGACAGAGTATTTAAATCGATGGAAGCCGACCTTCATAACCTGACTCCGGCAATTGGCGAGGTTAACGGTGATCGATCCAATTACAATTTCAGTCAGTGGAATGGAATGGATGGCGTGAGCTATGGTCAGTGTGAAATGCAGGTCAACTTCAAACAGCGTAAGGTTATGCCGCCAGACAGAGCAAAAGGTTCTATCGCACGTACTTATCTTTACATGAGCCAAGAGTATGGTTTCAAGCTCTCCAAGCAGCAAACTAACCTGATGATGGCGTGGAACAAGCAATTCCCTGTTGATAAGTGGGAATGTACTCGTGATGAGCGAATCTATGCCATCCAGGGGAATCACAACCCATTTGTTTTCCCTGCTTGTAAATAA
- a CDS encoding IS630 family transposase (programmed frameshift) has protein sequence MNSDLSKLIGATSNARLRLRLLAVSHFIDGKNRTEIASFLKVSRLSVNKWIKAYLDFGVEGLVEKPHTGRPSRLTIEQKKHLKEYVTSNAIKPEGGRLQGSDITQFILDEFDISYQPSGVYRLLHELNLSWITTRSKHPKQSEEAQESFKKFPIETILKIPGHIHLKEVLVWFQDEARFGQRNTTTKIWAEKGTRPRAVQQQQFEYAYLFGAVCINTGEAEAIVSPLSNMEAMTKHLELISTATPRGKHSVVIMDQASWHQTHLANHFKNITIIHIPPYSPELNPIEQVWQWLRQYKLANRCFENYNDIVNSVCNAWNSFCEDKRRVQSLCFRDWTRLVS, from the exons ATGAACTCAGATTTATCAAAGCTTATCGGCGCAACCTCCAACGCGAGGTTGAGGCTAAGATTACTCGCGGTCTCTCACTTTATCGATGGTAAAAATCGAACTGAAATCGCGTCATTTCTTAAAGTCAGTCGTCTCAGTGTGAATAAATGGATCAAGGCCTATCTTGATTTTGGTGTTGAAGGGTTAGTAGAAAAACCTCATACAGGAAGACCTTCCAGACTCACTATTGAGCAAAAAAAACATCTTAAAGAATACGTCACTTCAAATGCAATAAAACCTGAGGGTGGGCGCTTACAAGGGAGTGACATCACACAATTCATCCTTGATGAATTTGATATATCTTACCAACCATCCGGTGTATACCGCTTACTGCATGAACTTAATTTGAGTTGGATAACGACACGTTCAAAGCACCCAAAACAATCAGAAGAAGCTCAAGAATCTTTT AAAAAATTCCCAATAGAAACGATCCTTAAGATCCCTGGGCATATCCACTTAAAAGAAGTGCTTGTTTGGTTTCAAGATGAAGCTAGATTTGGTCAACGCAATACCACAACCAAGATTTGGGCAGAAAAAGGAACTCGACCTAGAGCCGTTCAACAGCAACAATTTGAGTACGCTTATTTGTTTGGAGCCGTTTGTATCAATACAGGCGAAGCTGAAGCTATTGTTTCACCGTTAAGCAACATGGAAGCAATGACGAAGCATCTTGAATTAATCTCAACGGCGACCCCTAGAGGTAAACATTCCGTGGTTATTATGGATCAAGCGAGCTGGCATCAAACACATTTAGCCAATCATTTTAAGAACATCACGATAATCCATATCCCGCCATATTCACCAGAATTAAACCCGATAGAACAAGTTTGGCAATGGCTTCGACAATACAAGTTAGCGAATAGGTGTTTTGAAAACTATAACGATATAGTGAACTCAGTATGCAATGCTTGGAACAGTTTTTGTGAAGATAAACGCAGAGTCCAATCCCTCTGCTTTAGAGATTGGACTCGATTGGTAAGTTAA